A stretch of Suncus etruscus isolate mSunEtr1 chromosome 9, mSunEtr1.pri.cur, whole genome shotgun sequence DNA encodes these proteins:
- the PTH gene encoding parathyroid hormone has translation MMAAKNMVKLMIVIFAIYFLAQTYGKSIRKRSVSEIQLMHNLGKHLSSKERLEWLMKKLQDMQNFISPEALTVYKDGGSLKARKQTDNALIESHQKSLGETDKADVDVLMKAKSE, from the exons ATGATGGCTGCAAAAAACATGGTTAAACTGATGATTGTCATATTTGCAATTTACTTTCTTGCACAAACATATGGCAAGTCTATTAG GAAGAGATCTGTGAGTGAGATTCAGCTTATGCATAACCTGGGCAAACATCTAAGCTCCAAGGAAAGGTTGGAATGGTTAATGAAGAAGCTGCAGGACATGCAGAATTTTATTTCCCCTGAAGCTCTGACTGTTTACAAAGATGGTGGTTCCCTGAAAGCCAGAAAACAGACAGACAATGCCTTGATTGAGAGTCATCAAAAGAGTCTTGGAGAAACAGACAAAGCTGATGTGGATGTCTTAATGAAAGCCAAATccgagtaa